The following proteins are encoded in a genomic region of Micropterus dolomieu isolate WLL.071019.BEF.003 ecotype Adirondacks linkage group LG04, ASM2129224v1, whole genome shotgun sequence:
- the spag5 gene encoding sperm-associated antigen 5, giving the protein MSSRKSSSSGEGLPSSRCRERTPLRSMQNEMLQLSTPSRFKSKSLLNAEVVKTTKGDIPLWDPETNLQSPSCNKVIQTNDSSIDMTTNKTACSLGDVTFKSFICPGGEVEITGSSVCAEESIILPKDQAMKNTSQTEDTVISDSIIVQSCSDHMEHPYCNPEMKDASLVDIDAACLYVKSEFSNITRASGHLDDKLDTQDFRNDCCGTKDITWRSFACDGGEVDVSDVTRLQDKTIPLPKAQLGEPLADNSVSLTNLSDCGQLCQAEYADHPYCSSENDVCVFTTSGSEKSANGPSDVTFKSLNCTGGEIELLDGTKLADDMVPVPADQTVTYSESVNYGIDLSVLASDQDVQNGANHVDHPYCNAENYQSSGNLPITQEPLHFSLDAVDEDEVKQISLVVPENQTGRQEATFRSFISDDQDVICQPLNDNSGPTSVTQDHIRDDCEQTNSHVENEVVVATDPPAIVASYLTSVSLKAVDNKSVYCIQETSKNPEDSVLPSVVHRTTSSDCSHLATLAETSTTVEVHLEHVSYSGPQESSEAKDSAFGSSENEPVCNSAGEPHAEDLPDVLKMLSVCPSAASALQFGILSPIVRRASMVLLNAHKDHAVDQFLADYSATEGEKTVVAPVNIDPTGFWVEHLESPMPRPLFNSTALCRPQPGPLNGPDVDVKPCAVPQSNVEKPVLDIPFIPDGPLQQQLRQMAEFLFLASGKIAPAAVSAPVLPPAAVMVQSARTTPSESHSICVGTTPMKVVDHSVNTSGQFERKRDFSLVDSSTLTDPLLWNVPPGSLACLPRQELEQRLISSMIMVEALVQQLSVARTHGCPSAGPAPSDIREKLVQTDHTELSQTTMHRDLYLEALRRIGELELDGSSLQNLIQCMQDMRVIMSSLSSDTATALSNMKQIGDIVKEDHQSLISNYGLMKSLFERTKETQTVMMRKVKDAFHQRDDMKVQMEEAFTAKEVAFSAMEQLRTHCATEISELERIVGSQKELLAALDQTYPEQVALNQAYNEMINSASDLLSTTMEEQSSLMKELCTVRGLLQKTAPILLKLNEKAAAALKERDEHICARDQAVEEREQIEEEWNQTHTNLQTAREQIGDLNLQVTILTSEMGVLRQKLTEREEEKGQLERKVTELSATVSSTLASYTFLEQALAAESAKLQQSWKDIQLAKERANELETSLGQSEQRECELSQALAKSEEQLSQLQAISQSQNVQIQQLQDVCTQLSGVREMNEFLQMENELAREQMAESERLLRANLQGLRERNIQCEDLKGELNQLQLENRSLQEELETTRSRASATQLELRDKLGQAVSEITLLHHTLRGLTNTLHASLTDQKSEPPKDKDVELHHSSSSFVDSVMVALTAEKEEDLKTETPPGPVPTDMPEPQCETLFSETSAFTRIAAVTPKKNLNAVQFEPEEEEQSSMTELFADLGSTVTELISTLKLVQQRKDAQLEELHNTICGLQGEQQAANSRHEAEVFELKHQVSCLNSLVERGNHALQQKAQDEKTLTKLMSDIQETQEILNKHKTESNELRKEVVELNRLLQQSKVETQFLRGELRKAGGQSANPAHFMEEKIQLLKEVERLKLSLQDVEQARVKLLDRAKRHQIIHQTNQQKSENELQMLNNMINKIRETLLSLPDVVKNCDQLQQLVEYIG; this is encoded by the exons ATGTCCTCCAGGAAGTCAAGTTCCAGTGGGGAAGGCTTG CCTTCAAGCAGATGTCGGGAGCGTACCCCTCTGAGAAGTATGCAGAATGAAATGCTGCAGCTGTCAACTCCATCTAGGTTCAAATCAAAATCACTGCTCAATGCGGAAGTTGTGAAAACGACAAAA GGTGATATTCCTCTCTGGGACCCAGAGACCAACTTGCAATCTCCTTCATGCAACAAAGTGATACAAACCAATGATTCCAGTATTGATATGACAACTAATAAGACAGCTTGTTCACTTGGAGATGTAACATTTAAATCCTTTATCTGTCCTGGCGGGGAGGTTGAGATCACAGGCTCTTCAGTGTGTGCAGAAGAGAGTATTATTTTGCCCAAGGATCAGGCTATGAAAAACACTTCTCAAACAGAAGATACGGTCATCTCTGACAGTATAATAGTGCAGTCATGCAGTGACCACATGGAACACCCATATTGCAACCCTGAGATGAAAGATGCTTCCTTGGTTGACATAGACGCAGCATGTCTCTATGTCAAATCTGAATTTTCTAACATTACAAGGGCCTCTGGACACTTGGATGATAAACTTGACACACAAGATTTTCGGAATGACTGTTGTGGAACAAAAGACATCACTTGGAGATCCTTTGCCTGTGATGGTGGTGAAGTGGACGTTTCTGATGTCACCAGACTACAAGATAAGACCATTCCTCTGCCCAAGGCACAGCTTGGAGAACCTTTAGCAGACAATAGTGTCAGTTTAACAAACCTGTCTGACTGTGGTCAACTATGTCAAGCGGAATATGCAGACCATCCCTACTGTAGCAGTGAAAATGATGTTTGTGTCTTCACCACAAGTGGTTCTGAGAAGTCTGCTAATGGACCGAGTGATGTAACCTTCAAATCATTAAACTGCACTGGTGGTGAGATTGAACTCCTAGATGGCACCAAACTTGCTGATGACATGGTTCCTGTACCAGCTGACCAAACTGTGACCTACAGTGAGTCAGTCAATTATGGGATAGACCTAAGCGTGTTAGCTAGTGACCAAGATGTGCAAAACGGTGCTAATCATGTAGATCACCCATACTGTAATGCTGAAAATTATCAATCAAGTGGCAACCTCCCTATAACCCAGGAACCATTACATTTCAGCCTTGATGCAGTGGATGAGGATGAGGTTAAACAGATTAGCTTGGTGGTACCTGAAAACCAGACTGGTAGACAAGAGGCAACATTCAGGTCTTTTATCAGCGACGACCAGGATGTAATTTGCCAGCCCCTTAATGACAACAGTGGACCTACTTCTGTAACACAGGATCACATTCGAGATGACTGTGAACAAACCAACAGTCACGTGGAAAACGAAGTTGTGGTAGCTACTGACCCACCAGCCATAGTTGCATCTTATCTGACTAGCGTCTCTTTAAAGGCAGTGGATAATAAATCTGTTTATTGTATACAAGAAACATCAAAAAATCCCGAAGACAGTGTTTTGCCATCAGTGGTTCACAGAACTACGTCTTCTGACTGCAGCCATCTTGCGACCTTGGCGGAGACATCTACAACTGTGGAAGTGCATCTGGAACATGTCTCTTACAGTGGACCCCAAGAATCCAGTGAGGCAAAAGACAGCGCTTTTGGTTCATCTGAAAATGAACCTGTTTGTAACTCTGCAGGAGAACCTCATGCAGAAGACCTCCCTGATGTTTTGAAAATGCTGTCAGTGTGTCCCTCAGCAGCATCAGCGTTGCAGTTTGGAATCCTCAGTCCTATTGTTAGAAGAGCCTCTATGGTTTTATTAAATGCTCATAAGGATCATGCGGTGGACCAATTTTTGGCTGACTATTCTGCTACTGAGGGTGAAAAGACCGTGGTGGCTCCTGTTAACATCGACCCCACTGGGTTTTGGGTGGAGCACTTGGAGAGCCCCATGCCACGTCCTTTGTTTAACTCGACGGCACTTTGCAGGCCCCAGCCAGGCCCACTCAATGGGCCAGATGTGGATGTGAAGCCTTGTGCAGTGCCTCAGTCTAATGTGGAGAAGCCGGTTCTGGATATCCCTTTCATTCCAGATGGTCcccttcagcagcagcttcggCAGATGGCTGAGTTCCTCTTCTTGGCATCAGGAAAGATTGCGCCTGCTGCAGTCTCCGCTCCCGTTCTTCCTCCTGCTGCCGTCATGGTCCAGTCGGCAAGAACTACACCTTCAGAATCCCACAGTATCTGTGTGGGCACCACTCCTATGAAAGTGGTGGACCACAGTGTCAATACATCTGGCCAgtttgagagaaagagagatttcTCTCTCGTTGATTCTAGCACTCTGACCGACCCTCTCCTGTGGAA TGTACCTCCAGGCAGCCTGGCATGTCTACCCAGACAAGAGCTGGAGCAGAGGCTAATATCTAGTATGATCATGGTGGAGGCTCTGGTGCAGCAGTTGTCTGTAGCCAGGACACATGGATGTCCTTCTGCAGGCCCTGCACCTTCAGATATCAGGGAGAAACTAGTGCAGACAGACCACACTGAACTCAGTCAG aCCACAATGCACAGAGACTTATATTTGGAGGCTCTGCGCAGGATTGGTGAGTTGGAGCTGGACGGAAGTTCTCTACAGAACCTCATCCAATGTATGCAGGACATGAGGGTCATCATG TCGTCTTTGAGCTCTGACACGGCCACTGCTCTCTCTAACATGAAGCAAATAGGAGACATCGTCAAAGAGGATCATCAAAGCCTCATTTCAAAT TATGGTCTGATGAAATCTCTGTTTGAGAGaacaaaagagacacagacagtaATGATGCGGAAGGTCAAAGATGCTTTTCACCAAAGAGATGATATGAAGGTACAGATGGAGGAGGCCTTCACAGCCAAGGAGGTG GCCTTCAGTGCGATGGAACAGCTGCGGACACACTGTGCCACAGAAATCTCAGAGCTGGAACGGATTGTGGGGTCTCAGAAAGAACTGTTAGCTGCCCTAGATCAGACTTACCCAGAACAG GTTGCATTGAACCAGGCCTACAATGAAATGATAAATTCTGCTTCTGATCTTTTGTCTACAACCATGGAGGAACAATCAAGTTTGATGAAAGAA CTCTGCACAGTAAGAGGCCTTCTGCAGAAAACTGCTCCCATTCTCCTGAAGCTGAATGAGAAGGCAGCTGCTGCTTTGAAAGAGAGGGATGAGCATATCTGTGCAAGAGACCAAGCTgttgaagagagagagcag ATTGAAGAAGAATGGAACCAGACTCATACGAATCTCCAAACTGCCAGAGAACAGATTGGTGATTTAAACCTGCAGGTGACAATTCTGACCTCAg AGATGGGTGTGCTGCGTCAGAAGCtaacagaaagagaggaagagaaaggtcAGCTGGAGAGGAAGGTGACAGAACTGTCTGCCACTGTTTCCTCCACTTTGGCCTCCTACACCTTCCTGGAGCAGGCCCTTGCTGCCGAGAGTGCAAA GTTGCAGCAGTCATGGAAGGACATCCAGCTAGCCAAGGAGAGAGCAAATGA GTTGGAGACGTCACTGGGTCAGTCGGAGCAGCGTGAGTGTGAGCTCAGTCAGGCTTTGGCTAAAAGTGAGGAGCAGCTCAGTCAGCTGCAGGCCATCTCACAATCCCAGAACGTGCAGATCCAACAGCTCCAGGACGTTTGCACGCAACTCAGTGGTGTCCGGGAAATGAACGAG ttctTACAGATGGAGAATGAGTTGGCAAGGGAGCAGATGGCTGAAAGTGAGCGTCTGCTGAGGGCCAACCTGCAAGGGCTCCGGGAGAGGAACATCCAGTGTGAGGACCTAAAAGGAGAACTTAATCAACTTCA GTTGGAGAACAGGAGTTTACAGGAGGAACTGGAAACCACAAGGTCCAGAGCCAGTGCGACCCAGCTGGAGCTCAGAGATAAACTGGGACAGGCAGTCAGTGAAATTACTTTGCTGCATCATACACTGCGAGGACTGACCAATACACTACATGCATCGCTCACTGACCAG AAATCAGAACCACCGAAGGATAAAGATGTGGAGCTTCATCACTCCTCCAGCTCCTTTGTCGACAGCGTCATGGTTGCATTAACTGCTGAGAAGGAGGAAGACCTCAAAACAGAGACACCTCCTGGACCAG TCCCCACAGACATGCCTGAGCCGCAGTGTGAAACTTTGTTCAGTGAGACAAGTGCCTTCACACGCATTGCAGCCGTCACCCCTAAAAAGAATTTGAACGCAGTACAGTTTGAGCCcgaggaggaagagcagagcaGCATGACAGAGCTGTTTGCTGACCTGGGCAGCACCGTCACAGAGCTCATCAGCACCCTGAAGCTGGTGCAACAGCGTAAAGACGCTCAGCTGGAGGAGCTACACAACACTAT CTGTGGCCTGCAGGGGGAGCAGCAGGCCGCAAATAGCAGGCATGAGGCTGAGGTGTTTGAGCTTAAGCATCAAGTTAGCTGTCTGAACAGCCTGGTTGAGAGGGGCAATCATGCACTGCAGCAGAAGGCTCAG GATGAGAAAACTTTGACAAAGTTGATGTCAGACATACAGGAGACCCAGGAAATTCTAAATAAACATAAGACTGAGAGTAAT GAACTGCGGAAGGAGGTTGTAGAGCTTAATCGTTTGCTCCAGCAGTCGAAGGTGGAGACTCAGTTCCTGAGGGGGGAGTTGAGAAAAGCTGGTGGCCAGTCAGCTAACCCGGCACATTTCATGGAAGAGAAGATCCAGTTATTGAAAGAG GTGGAGAGACTCAAGTTGAGTCTTCAGGATGTGGAGCAAGCCAGAGTTAAACTCCTTGATAGAGCAAAAAGACAT CAAATCATCCACCAGACCAACCAGCAGAAAAGTGAGAATGAGCTTCAGATGTTAAACAACATGATCAATAAGATCAGAGAG ACTCTGCTGTCTTTGCCCGACGTTGTGAAGAATTGTGATCAACTCCAACAGCTTGTTGAATACATTGGCTGA
- the foxe1 gene encoding forkhead box protein E1 produces the protein MPVVKVEKDSPADTTLSASNPPPQTEEQPKGRRRKRPLQRGKPPYSYIALISMAIANSPDRKLTLGGIYKFITERFPFYRDNSKKWQNSIRHNLTLNDCFIKIPREPGRPGKGNYWALDPNAEDMFESGSFLRRRKRFKRCDFSTYTSYVHETPVFSPVQIARSAAYANSVYPNMTISPTYGQQLPYYPSSSPPGFGPGQSRMFSINNLIGHPTPASMLGGQGPEVMQQPSRSFSPEGVPNGSSPCSLGPPAFQSQPCGGALSSRHSTHPGFTYSGPNGHPHHHTHQGSYGQGHTQGYAATGRLHSSAHGSVESMDHYGRVSPVQLGSFSQYNSVAGPTANTGGYLRHPTYPGNMDRFVSAI, from the coding sequence ATGCCAGTGGTCAAAGTGGAGAAAGATTCTCCAGCAGACACCACCTTGTCTGCCTCCAACCCTCCACCACAGACAGAGGAGCAGCCCAAAGGTCGGAGAAGAAAGAGACCTCTCCAGCGAGGGAAACCCCCTTACAGCTACATTGCACTCATTTCTATGGCCATAGCCAACTCCCCCGATCGCAAGCTGACTTTGGGGGGCATCTACAAATTCATCACAGAGCGCTTCCCTTTCTACAGGGACAATTCAAAGAAATGGCAGAACTCCATCCGCCATAATTTAACTCTCAATGATTGCTTTATCAAGATCCCACGAGAGCCTGGGCGGCCAGGGAAGGGCAACTACTGGGCTTTAGACCCAAACGCAGAGGACATGTTTGAGAGCGGCAGCTTCCTGAGGCGCAGGAAGAGGTTTAAGCGATGTGACTTCAGCACTTACACCTCATACGTCCACGAAACACcagttttctctcctgtccAGATTGCCAGATCAGCCGCATATGCCAACTCAGTCTATCCCAACATGACAATCAGTCCAACCTACGGGCAGCAGCTGCCCTATTACCCCTCTTCATCGCCTCCTGGGTTTGGACCTGGTCAGTCCCGCATGTTCAGCATCAATAACCTCATAGGACACCCGACTCCAGCAAGCATGCTGGGAGGTCAAGGGCCAGAGGTGATGCAACAGCCCAGCCGAAGCTTCAGTCCTGAGGGGGTTCCAAACGGATCCAGTCCCTGCAGCCTGGGACCCCCAGCTTTTCAGAGCCAACCGTGCGGAGGGGCCCTATCATCCCGCCACTCCACACATCCTGGGTTTACCTACTCCGGGCCAAACGGGCACCCACACCATCATACACACCAGGGCTCGTATGGACAGGGCCACACCCAGGGGTATGCAGCAACAGGACGCCTGCATTCCTCAGCCCACGGGTCTGTGGAATCCATGGACCATTACGGCAGGGTCTCCCCAGTGCAGTTGGGCTCTTTCTCCCAGTATAACAGTGTTGCAGGTCCTACTGCCAACACTGGGGGTTACCTGAGGCACCCCACGTACCCAGGGAATATGGACAGGTTTGTGTCTGCCATCTGA